The proteins below come from a single Jaculus jaculus isolate mJacJac1 chromosome 12, mJacJac1.mat.Y.cur, whole genome shotgun sequence genomic window:
- the Prss53 gene encoding serine protease 53 isoform X5 has translation MSFFFQVFKKLIMVSYGDMGPGVRGQGSADSRTHISTACGQRGPGPPEPQEGNTAPNEWPWQASVRRQGVHICSGSLVAETWVLTAAHCFEKVPATELSSWSVVLGSLQQEELSPGAEEVGVAAVQLPKAYNHYTQGSDLALLQLTHPSTHTTLCLPQPTHRFPFGSSCWATGWDQDTSDAPRTLRNLRLRLISRPTCNCLYNRLHQRLLASPARPGMLCGGAQPGVQGPCQGDSGGPVLCREPDGHWVQVGIISFTSRCAQEDTPVLLTDMTAHSSWLQSRAQGAAFLVQDPGIMETSDEDSCVACGSLRSEGPQTGGLSPWPWDVRLKYQGRLACGGALVSEGVVLAAAHCFIGRQTLEEWRVGLGAGPEEQSLKQLILHGAYTHPEGGYDIALLLLAQPVALGPSIRPLCLPYADHHLPDGEHGWVLGLAHQGAGISYPQAVPVTLLGPMACNRLHAAAGGDGVPILPGMVCASVVGELPPCEANQPAVDC, from the exons atgtctttctttttccaggtcttcaagaaactcatcaTGGTAAGCTATGGGGACATGGGGCCTGGGGTGAGAGGACAGGGGTCTGCAGACAGCAGGACTCATATCTCCACAGCCTGTGGTCAGCGTGGCCCTGGTCCCCCTGAGCCTCAGGAGGGCAACACAGCACCTAATGAATGGCCTTGGCAGGCCAGCGTGAGGAGGCAGGGAGTGCATATTTGCAGTGGCTCCCTGGTGgctgaaacctgggtccttactgcTGCCCACTGCTTTGAAAA GGTGCCTGCAACAGAACTGAGCTCCTGGTCCGTGGTCCTGGGTTCTCTGCAGCAGGAGGAGCTGAGcccaggggctgaggaggtgggggTTGCTGCCGTGCAGTTGCCTAAGGCCTATAACCACTACACCCAGGGCTCAGACCTGGCCCTACTCCAGCTCACCCATCCCTCAACCCACACAACCCTCTGCCTGCCCCAACCCACCCATCGCTTCCCCTTTGGATCCTCTTGCTGGGCCACTGGCTGGGATCAGGATACCAGTGATG CTCCCAGGACCCTACGGAATTTGCGCCTGCGTCTCATCAGTCGCCCCACATGTAACTGTCTATACAACCGCCTGCACCAGCGGCTACTGGCCAGCCCAGCCAGGCCTGGGATGCTGTGTGGGGGTGCCCAGCCTGGGGTGCAGGGACCCTGCCAG GGGGATTCTGGTGGCCCTGTGTTGTGCCGTGAACCTGATGGACACTGGGTCCAAGTTGGGATCATCAGCTTCACATCAAGATGTGCCCAAGAGGACACCCCTGTGCTGCTGACTGATATGACTGCTCACAGCTCCTGGCTGCAGTCCCGAGCTCAGGGGGCAGCTTTCCTGGTCCAGGATCCAGGGATTATGGAGACCAGTGATGAGGACAGCTGTGTAG CATGCGGCTCCTTGAGGAGTGAAGGACCCCAGACAGGAGGCCTCTCCCCATGGCCCTGGGATGTCAGGCTGAAATACCAAGGGAGGCTGGCCTGTGGTGGAGCCCTGGTGTCAGAGGGGGTGGTGCTGGCTGCTGCTCATTGTTTCATCGG GCGCCAGACCCTGGAAGAATGGCGTGTAGGACTGGGTGCTGGACCAGAGGAACAGAGCCTGAAGCAACTCATTCTTCATGGGGCCTACACCCACCCAGAGGGTGGCTATGATATAGCACTATTGCTGCTGGCTCAGCCTGTGGCACTGGGCCCTAGCATAAGGCCCCTTTGCTTGCCTTATGCTGACCATCACCTGCCTGATGGTGAACATGGCTGGGTTTTGGGGTTGGCCCACCAAGGAGCAG GTATCAGCTACCCCCAGGCAGTGCCTGTGACACTCCTGGGACCAATGGCCTGTAACCGGCTACATGCAGCTGCTGGAGGTGATGGTGTTCCCATTCTGCCCGGGATGGTATGTGCCAGTGTTGTGGGTGAGCTACCACCCTGTGAG GCCAACCAGCCAGCTGTCGACTGTTGA
- the Prss53 gene encoding serine protease 53 isoform X1, which yields MSFFFQVFKKLIMVSYGDMGPGVRGQGSADSRTHISTACGQRGPGPPEPQEGNTAPNEWPWQASVRRQGVHICSGSLVAETWVLTAAHCFEKVPATELSSWSVVLGSLQQEELSPGAEEVGVAAVQLPKAYNHYTQGSDLALLQLTHPSTHTTLCLPQPTHRFPFGSSCWATGWDQDTSDAPRTLRNLRLRLISRPTCNCLYNRLHQRLLASPARPGMLCGGAQPGVQGPCQGDSGGPVLCREPDGHWVQVGIISFTSRCAQEDTPVLLTDMTAHSSWLQSRAQGAAFLVQDPGIMETSDEDSCVACGSLRSEGPQTGGLSPWPWDVRLKYQGRLACGGALVSEGVVLAAAHCFIGRQTLEEWRVGLGAGPEEQSLKQLILHGAYTHPEGGYDIALLLLAQPVALGPSIRPLCLPYADHHLPDGEHGWVLGLAHQGAGISYPQAVPVTLLGPMACNRLHAAAGGDGVPILPGMVCASVVGELPPCEGLSGAPLVHEIRGTWFLAGLHSFGDTCQGPARPAAFAALPAYEDWVSNLDWQVYFAEEPEPEAESCLANSSMCSWGNPAHSLSTSLQLWTVLL from the exons atgtctttctttttccaggtcttcaagaaactcatcaTGGTAAGCTATGGGGACATGGGGCCTGGGGTGAGAGGACAGGGGTCTGCAGACAGCAGGACTCATATCTCCACAGCCTGTGGTCAGCGTGGCCCTGGTCCCCCTGAGCCTCAGGAGGGCAACACAGCACCTAATGAATGGCCTTGGCAGGCCAGCGTGAGGAGGCAGGGAGTGCATATTTGCAGTGGCTCCCTGGTGgctgaaacctgggtccttactgcTGCCCACTGCTTTGAAAA GGTGCCTGCAACAGAACTGAGCTCCTGGTCCGTGGTCCTGGGTTCTCTGCAGCAGGAGGAGCTGAGcccaggggctgaggaggtgggggTTGCTGCCGTGCAGTTGCCTAAGGCCTATAACCACTACACCCAGGGCTCAGACCTGGCCCTACTCCAGCTCACCCATCCCTCAACCCACACAACCCTCTGCCTGCCCCAACCCACCCATCGCTTCCCCTTTGGATCCTCTTGCTGGGCCACTGGCTGGGATCAGGATACCAGTGATG CTCCCAGGACCCTACGGAATTTGCGCCTGCGTCTCATCAGTCGCCCCACATGTAACTGTCTATACAACCGCCTGCACCAGCGGCTACTGGCCAGCCCAGCCAGGCCTGGGATGCTGTGTGGGGGTGCCCAGCCTGGGGTGCAGGGACCCTGCCAG GGGGATTCTGGTGGCCCTGTGTTGTGCCGTGAACCTGATGGACACTGGGTCCAAGTTGGGATCATCAGCTTCACATCAAGATGTGCCCAAGAGGACACCCCTGTGCTGCTGACTGATATGACTGCTCACAGCTCCTGGCTGCAGTCCCGAGCTCAGGGGGCAGCTTTCCTGGTCCAGGATCCAGGGATTATGGAGACCAGTGATGAGGACAGCTGTGTAG CATGCGGCTCCTTGAGGAGTGAAGGACCCCAGACAGGAGGCCTCTCCCCATGGCCCTGGGATGTCAGGCTGAAATACCAAGGGAGGCTGGCCTGTGGTGGAGCCCTGGTGTCAGAGGGGGTGGTGCTGGCTGCTGCTCATTGTTTCATCGG GCGCCAGACCCTGGAAGAATGGCGTGTAGGACTGGGTGCTGGACCAGAGGAACAGAGCCTGAAGCAACTCATTCTTCATGGGGCCTACACCCACCCAGAGGGTGGCTATGATATAGCACTATTGCTGCTGGCTCAGCCTGTGGCACTGGGCCCTAGCATAAGGCCCCTTTGCTTGCCTTATGCTGACCATCACCTGCCTGATGGTGAACATGGCTGGGTTTTGGGGTTGGCCCACCAAGGAGCAG GTATCAGCTACCCCCAGGCAGTGCCTGTGACACTCCTGGGACCAATGGCCTGTAACCGGCTACATGCAGCTGCTGGAGGTGATGGTGTTCCCATTCTGCCCGGGATGGTATGTGCCAGTGTTGTGGGTGAGCTACCACCCTGTGAG GGCCTGTCTGGGGCACCACTGGTACATGAGATTAGGGGTACATGGTTCCTGGCTGGACTGCACAGCTTTGGAGACACCTGCCAAGGCCCTGCAAGGCCTGCAGCTTTTGCAGCACTCCCTGCCTATGAGGACTGGGTTAGCAATTTGGACTGGCAGGTCTACTTTGCTGAAGAGCCAGAACCTGAGGCTGAAAGCTGCCTAGCCAATTCAAGTATGTGTTCCTGGGGCAAccctgctcactctctctccacttctctccAACTATGGACAGTGCTGCTCTGA
- the Prss53 gene encoding serine protease 53 isoform X2, protein MKQNWGPELLILGAVVLIEGLQETHHACGQRGPGPPEPQEGNTAPNEWPWQASVRRQGVHICSGSLVAETWVLTAAHCFEKVPATELSSWSVVLGSLQQEELSPGAEEVGVAAVQLPKAYNHYTQGSDLALLQLTHPSTHTTLCLPQPTHRFPFGSSCWATGWDQDTSDAPRTLRNLRLRLISRPTCNCLYNRLHQRLLASPARPGMLCGGAQPGVQGPCQGDSGGPVLCREPDGHWVQVGIISFTSRCAQEDTPVLLTDMTAHSSWLQSRAQGAAFLVQDPGIMETSDEDSCVACGSLRSEGPQTGGLSPWPWDVRLKYQGRLACGGALVSEGVVLAAAHCFIGRQTLEEWRVGLGAGPEEQSLKQLILHGAYTHPEGGYDIALLLLAQPVALGPSIRPLCLPYADHHLPDGEHGWVLGLAHQGAGISYPQAVPVTLLGPMACNRLHAAAGGDGVPILPGMVCASVVGELPPCEGLSGAPLVHEIRGTWFLAGLHSFGDTCQGPARPAAFAALPAYEDWVSNLDWQVYFAEEPEPEAESCLANSSMCSWGNPAHSLSTSLQLWTVLL, encoded by the exons ATGAAGCAAAACTGGGGACCAGAGCTGCTCATCCTGGGAGCTGTGGTCCTCATAGAAG gtcttcaagaaactcatcaTG CCTGTGGTCAGCGTGGCCCTGGTCCCCCTGAGCCTCAGGAGGGCAACACAGCACCTAATGAATGGCCTTGGCAGGCCAGCGTGAGGAGGCAGGGAGTGCATATTTGCAGTGGCTCCCTGGTGgctgaaacctgggtccttactgcTGCCCACTGCTTTGAAAA GGTGCCTGCAACAGAACTGAGCTCCTGGTCCGTGGTCCTGGGTTCTCTGCAGCAGGAGGAGCTGAGcccaggggctgaggaggtgggggTTGCTGCCGTGCAGTTGCCTAAGGCCTATAACCACTACACCCAGGGCTCAGACCTGGCCCTACTCCAGCTCACCCATCCCTCAACCCACACAACCCTCTGCCTGCCCCAACCCACCCATCGCTTCCCCTTTGGATCCTCTTGCTGGGCCACTGGCTGGGATCAGGATACCAGTGATG CTCCCAGGACCCTACGGAATTTGCGCCTGCGTCTCATCAGTCGCCCCACATGTAACTGTCTATACAACCGCCTGCACCAGCGGCTACTGGCCAGCCCAGCCAGGCCTGGGATGCTGTGTGGGGGTGCCCAGCCTGGGGTGCAGGGACCCTGCCAG GGGGATTCTGGTGGCCCTGTGTTGTGCCGTGAACCTGATGGACACTGGGTCCAAGTTGGGATCATCAGCTTCACATCAAGATGTGCCCAAGAGGACACCCCTGTGCTGCTGACTGATATGACTGCTCACAGCTCCTGGCTGCAGTCCCGAGCTCAGGGGGCAGCTTTCCTGGTCCAGGATCCAGGGATTATGGAGACCAGTGATGAGGACAGCTGTGTAG CATGCGGCTCCTTGAGGAGTGAAGGACCCCAGACAGGAGGCCTCTCCCCATGGCCCTGGGATGTCAGGCTGAAATACCAAGGGAGGCTGGCCTGTGGTGGAGCCCTGGTGTCAGAGGGGGTGGTGCTGGCTGCTGCTCATTGTTTCATCGG GCGCCAGACCCTGGAAGAATGGCGTGTAGGACTGGGTGCTGGACCAGAGGAACAGAGCCTGAAGCAACTCATTCTTCATGGGGCCTACACCCACCCAGAGGGTGGCTATGATATAGCACTATTGCTGCTGGCTCAGCCTGTGGCACTGGGCCCTAGCATAAGGCCCCTTTGCTTGCCTTATGCTGACCATCACCTGCCTGATGGTGAACATGGCTGGGTTTTGGGGTTGGCCCACCAAGGAGCAG GTATCAGCTACCCCCAGGCAGTGCCTGTGACACTCCTGGGACCAATGGCCTGTAACCGGCTACATGCAGCTGCTGGAGGTGATGGTGTTCCCATTCTGCCCGGGATGGTATGTGCCAGTGTTGTGGGTGAGCTACCACCCTGTGAG GGCCTGTCTGGGGCACCACTGGTACATGAGATTAGGGGTACATGGTTCCTGGCTGGACTGCACAGCTTTGGAGACACCTGCCAAGGCCCTGCAAGGCCTGCAGCTTTTGCAGCACTCCCTGCCTATGAGGACTGGGTTAGCAATTTGGACTGGCAGGTCTACTTTGCTGAAGAGCCAGAACCTGAGGCTGAAAGCTGCCTAGCCAATTCAAGTATGTGTTCCTGGGGCAAccctgctcactctctctccacttctctccAACTATGGACAGTGCTGCTCTGA
- the Prss53 gene encoding serine protease 53 isoform X3: MSFFFQVFKKLIMVSYGDMGPGVRGQGSADSRTHISTACGQRGPGPPEPQEGNTAPNEWPWQASVRRQGVHICSGSLVAETWVLTAAHCFEKVPATELSSWSVVLGSLQQEELSPGAEEVGVAAVQLPKAYNHYTQGSDLALLQLTHPSTHTTLCLPQPTHRFPFGSSCWATGWDQDTSDAPRTLRNLRLRLISRPTCNCLYNRLHQRLLASPARPGMLCGGAQPGVQGPCQGDSGGPVLCREPDGHWVQVGIISFTSRCAQEDTPVLLTDMTAHSSWLQSRAQGAAFLVQDPGIMETSDEDSCVACGSLRSEGPQTGGLSPWPWDVRLKYQGRLACGGALVSEGVVLAAAHCFIGRQTLEEWRVGLGAGPEEQSLKQLILHGAYTHPEGGYDIALLLLAQPVALGPSIRPLCLPYADHHLPDGEHGWVLGLAHQGAGISYPQAVPVTLLGPMACNRLHAAAGGDGVPILPGMVCASVVGELPPCEGLSGAPLVHEIRGTWFLAGLHSFGDTCQGPARPAAFAALPAYEDWVSNLDWQVYFAEEPEPEAESCLANSSQPASCRLLTL, from the exons atgtctttctttttccaggtcttcaagaaactcatcaTGGTAAGCTATGGGGACATGGGGCCTGGGGTGAGAGGACAGGGGTCTGCAGACAGCAGGACTCATATCTCCACAGCCTGTGGTCAGCGTGGCCCTGGTCCCCCTGAGCCTCAGGAGGGCAACACAGCACCTAATGAATGGCCTTGGCAGGCCAGCGTGAGGAGGCAGGGAGTGCATATTTGCAGTGGCTCCCTGGTGgctgaaacctgggtccttactgcTGCCCACTGCTTTGAAAA GGTGCCTGCAACAGAACTGAGCTCCTGGTCCGTGGTCCTGGGTTCTCTGCAGCAGGAGGAGCTGAGcccaggggctgaggaggtgggggTTGCTGCCGTGCAGTTGCCTAAGGCCTATAACCACTACACCCAGGGCTCAGACCTGGCCCTACTCCAGCTCACCCATCCCTCAACCCACACAACCCTCTGCCTGCCCCAACCCACCCATCGCTTCCCCTTTGGATCCTCTTGCTGGGCCACTGGCTGGGATCAGGATACCAGTGATG CTCCCAGGACCCTACGGAATTTGCGCCTGCGTCTCATCAGTCGCCCCACATGTAACTGTCTATACAACCGCCTGCACCAGCGGCTACTGGCCAGCCCAGCCAGGCCTGGGATGCTGTGTGGGGGTGCCCAGCCTGGGGTGCAGGGACCCTGCCAG GGGGATTCTGGTGGCCCTGTGTTGTGCCGTGAACCTGATGGACACTGGGTCCAAGTTGGGATCATCAGCTTCACATCAAGATGTGCCCAAGAGGACACCCCTGTGCTGCTGACTGATATGACTGCTCACAGCTCCTGGCTGCAGTCCCGAGCTCAGGGGGCAGCTTTCCTGGTCCAGGATCCAGGGATTATGGAGACCAGTGATGAGGACAGCTGTGTAG CATGCGGCTCCTTGAGGAGTGAAGGACCCCAGACAGGAGGCCTCTCCCCATGGCCCTGGGATGTCAGGCTGAAATACCAAGGGAGGCTGGCCTGTGGTGGAGCCCTGGTGTCAGAGGGGGTGGTGCTGGCTGCTGCTCATTGTTTCATCGG GCGCCAGACCCTGGAAGAATGGCGTGTAGGACTGGGTGCTGGACCAGAGGAACAGAGCCTGAAGCAACTCATTCTTCATGGGGCCTACACCCACCCAGAGGGTGGCTATGATATAGCACTATTGCTGCTGGCTCAGCCTGTGGCACTGGGCCCTAGCATAAGGCCCCTTTGCTTGCCTTATGCTGACCATCACCTGCCTGATGGTGAACATGGCTGGGTTTTGGGGTTGGCCCACCAAGGAGCAG GTATCAGCTACCCCCAGGCAGTGCCTGTGACACTCCTGGGACCAATGGCCTGTAACCGGCTACATGCAGCTGCTGGAGGTGATGGTGTTCCCATTCTGCCCGGGATGGTATGTGCCAGTGTTGTGGGTGAGCTACCACCCTGTGAG GGCCTGTCTGGGGCACCACTGGTACATGAGATTAGGGGTACATGGTTCCTGGCTGGACTGCACAGCTTTGGAGACACCTGCCAAGGCCCTGCAAGGCCTGCAGCTTTTGCAGCACTCCCTGCCTATGAGGACTGGGTTAGCAATTTGGACTGGCAGGTCTACTTTGCTGAAGAGCCAGAACCTGAGGCTGAAAGCTGCCTAGCCAATTCAA GCCAACCAGCCAGCTGTCGACTGTTGACTCTATAG
- the Prss53 gene encoding serine protease 53 isoform X4 gives MSFFFQVFKKLIMVSYGDMGPGVRGQGSADSRTHISTACGQRGPGPPEPQEGNTAPNEWPWQASVRRQGVHICSGSLVAETWVLTAAHCFEKVPATELSSWSVVLGSLQQEELSPGAEELPGPYGICACVSSVAPHVTVYTTACTSGYWPAQPGLGCCVGVPSLGCRDPARARAHVFGSLAWPQGDSGGPVLCREPDGHWVQVGIISFTSRCAQEDTPVLLTDMTAHSSWLQSRAQGAAFLVQDPGIMETSDEDSCVACGSLRSEGPQTGGLSPWPWDVRLKYQGRLACGGALVSEGVVLAAAHCFIGRQTLEEWRVGLGAGPEEQSLKQLILHGAYTHPEGGYDIALLLLAQPVALGPSIRPLCLPYADHHLPDGEHGWVLGLAHQGAGISYPQAVPVTLLGPMACNRLHAAAGGDGVPILPGMVCASVVGELPPCEGLSGAPLVHEIRGTWFLAGLHSFGDTCQGPARPAAFAALPAYEDWVSNLDWQVYFAEEPEPEAESCLANSSMCSWGNPAHSLSTSLQLWTVLL, from the exons atgtctttctttttccaggtcttcaagaaactcatcaTGGTAAGCTATGGGGACATGGGGCCTGGGGTGAGAGGACAGGGGTCTGCAGACAGCAGGACTCATATCTCCACAGCCTGTGGTCAGCGTGGCCCTGGTCCCCCTGAGCCTCAGGAGGGCAACACAGCACCTAATGAATGGCCTTGGCAGGCCAGCGTGAGGAGGCAGGGAGTGCATATTTGCAGTGGCTCCCTGGTGgctgaaacctgggtccttactgcTGCCCACTGCTTTGAAAA GGTGCCTGCAACAGAACTGAGCTCCTGGTCCGTGGTCCTGGGTTCTCTGCAGCAGGAGGAGCTGAGcccaggggctgaggag CTCCCAGGACCCTACGGAATTTGCGCCTGCGTCTCATCAGTCGCCCCACATGTAACTGTCTATACAACCGCCTGCACCAGCGGCTACTGGCCAGCCCAGCCAGGCCTGGGATGCTGTGTGGGGGTGCCCAGCCTGGGGTGCAGGGACCCTGCCAG GGCTAGGGCTCATGTCTTTGGCTCTCTTGCGTGGCCCCAGGGGGATTCTGGTGGCCCTGTGTTGTGCCGTGAACCTGATGGACACTGGGTCCAAGTTGGGATCATCAGCTTCACATCAAGATGTGCCCAAGAGGACACCCCTGTGCTGCTGACTGATATGACTGCTCACAGCTCCTGGCTGCAGTCCCGAGCTCAGGGGGCAGCTTTCCTGGTCCAGGATCCAGGGATTATGGAGACCAGTGATGAGGACAGCTGTGTAG CATGCGGCTCCTTGAGGAGTGAAGGACCCCAGACAGGAGGCCTCTCCCCATGGCCCTGGGATGTCAGGCTGAAATACCAAGGGAGGCTGGCCTGTGGTGGAGCCCTGGTGTCAGAGGGGGTGGTGCTGGCTGCTGCTCATTGTTTCATCGG GCGCCAGACCCTGGAAGAATGGCGTGTAGGACTGGGTGCTGGACCAGAGGAACAGAGCCTGAAGCAACTCATTCTTCATGGGGCCTACACCCACCCAGAGGGTGGCTATGATATAGCACTATTGCTGCTGGCTCAGCCTGTGGCACTGGGCCCTAGCATAAGGCCCCTTTGCTTGCCTTATGCTGACCATCACCTGCCTGATGGTGAACATGGCTGGGTTTTGGGGTTGGCCCACCAAGGAGCAG GTATCAGCTACCCCCAGGCAGTGCCTGTGACACTCCTGGGACCAATGGCCTGTAACCGGCTACATGCAGCTGCTGGAGGTGATGGTGTTCCCATTCTGCCCGGGATGGTATGTGCCAGTGTTGTGGGTGAGCTACCACCCTGTGAG GGCCTGTCTGGGGCACCACTGGTACATGAGATTAGGGGTACATGGTTCCTGGCTGGACTGCACAGCTTTGGAGACACCTGCCAAGGCCCTGCAAGGCCTGCAGCTTTTGCAGCACTCCCTGCCTATGAGGACTGGGTTAGCAATTTGGACTGGCAGGTCTACTTTGCTGAAGAGCCAGAACCTGAGGCTGAAAGCTGCCTAGCCAATTCAAGTATGTGTTCCTGGGGCAAccctgctcactctctctccacttctctccAACTATGGACAGTGCTGCTCTGA